The following are from one region of the Salvia hispanica cultivar TCC Black 2014 chromosome 1, UniMelb_Shisp_WGS_1.0, whole genome shotgun sequence genome:
- the LOC125202521 gene encoding tetrahydrocannabinolic acid synthase-like, whose protein sequence is MKTPSNSTLSFFLLLILSSTLGAFADKQDKFLRCLTYQFKNFSSISNDVFTPSNTSYTSILQFSIHNPRFASESTPKPQVIITPEHESQIPPIIRCARKTGVEIRTRSGGHDTEGLSYVSQVPFVIIDLINLSEVKVNVDDKTAWIEAGATTGTVYYRIAEKSPTLGFPGAIFTTVGVGGHYSGGGYGAMMRKHGLAADNVIDARIIDVHGRILDRKSMGEDLFWAIRGGGGASFGVITAWKVQLVDVLETVTVFSITRSVEEQNGTELWHRWQYVAPKAEKDLFVAVIVLKVNTTVQVNFFSVFQGGADRLVSYMQEIFPELGLVREDCTEMSWIQSTLFSSQLPIDPLDTLLNRTEPGRRQFKAKSDYVRTPIPLNVFKGMVSMLRKPEASDETIYYTVPYGGRMDEISESETPFPHRAGALYMLSSVASWQNSEAADAEKYISWARRYYEYMTPYVSSSPREAYFNYRDLDIGVNNRNGKTSYAHASVWGRKYYKDNFDRLVRVKTVVDPTNFFKNEQSIPPLHSRWT, encoded by the coding sequence atgaaaactCCTTCAAACTCAACTCTTTcgttctttcttcttctcataTTATCATCAACTTTGGGAGCTTTTGCTGACAAACAAGACAAGTTCCTTCGATGTCTCACCTATCAATTCAAGAACTTCTCCTCCATTTCCAATGATGTTTTCACTCCTTCAAACACCTCTTACACTTCCATCCTCCAATTCTCCATCCACAACCCTAGATTCGCATCGGAATCCACTCCTAAACCGCAAGTGATCATAACCCCAGAGCACGAATCCCAGATCCCGCCTATCATACGTTGTGCCAGAAAAACTGGTGTGGAAATCAGAACTCGGAGTGGTGGCCATGACACGGAGGGATTGTCTTATGTGTCACAAGTCCCGTTTGTGATCATCGATTTGATCAATCTCAGCGAAGTCAAAGTCAACGTGGATGACAAAACAGCGTGGATCGAAGCAGGTGCAACCACCGGTACCGTATACTACAGGATTGCAGAAAAGAGCCCTACTCTTGGGTTTCCGGGGGCTATTTTCACTACCGTCGGTGTCGGTGGCCACTACAGTGGAGGAGGCTACGGCGCAATGATGAGAAAACACGGCCTGGCCGCAGATAACGTTATCGATGCAAGAATAATCGACGTGCATGGGAGAATTCTGGACAGAAAATCAATGGGAGAGGATCTGTTCTGGGCGATCAGAGGCGGTGGAGGTGCCAGTTTTGGCGTGATCACTGCCTGGAAAGTGCAACTAGTGGACGTTCTAGAAACAGTCACTGTCTTCTCAATCACCAGAAGCGTGGAAGAACAGAACGGCACTGAGCTATGGCACCGCTGGCAATACGTAGCTCCTAAAGCCGAAAAAGATCTATTTGTCGCTGTCATCGTATTAAAGGTCAACACGACGGTCCAAGTCAACTTCTTCTCAGTGTTCCAAGGCGGCGCTGACAGATTAGTTTCATACATGCAAGAAATCTTCCCAGAGTTAGGGCTAGTGAGAGAAGACTGCACAGAAATGAGCTGGATCCAATCCACCCTATTTAGCAGCCAATTGCCAATTGATCCACTAGATACTCTGCTCAACCGGACTGAGCCCGGTCGGAGGCAGTTCAAAGCCAAGTCGGATTATGTCCGGACACCCATTCCTTTAAACGTGTTTAAAGGCATGGTGAGTATGTTACGCAAACCGGAAGCATCAGACGAGACGATATACTACACGGTGCCATATGGTGGAAGAATGGATGAAATATCGGAATCAGAGACTCCGTTTCCTCACAGAGCTGGCGCACTCTACATGCTTTCTAGTGTGGCTTCTTGGCAAAACTCTGAGGCTGCGGATGCAGAGAAATATATAAGCTGGGCTCGAAGGTATTACGAGTACATGACTCCTTACGTCTCGAGCTCGCCCAGGGAAGCGTATTTCAACTACAGAGACCTCGATATTGGAGTGAATAACCGCAATGGGAAGACGAGTTATGCACATGCCAGTGTTTGGGGGAGGAAATATTACAAGGATAATTTCGATCGTCTTGTTCGGGTGAAGACCGTTGTTGATCCGACCAATTTCTTCAAGAATGAACAGAGCATTCCGCCGTTGCATTCTAGGTGGACTTAG
- the LOC125216776 gene encoding tetrahydrocannabinolic acid synthase-like, producing MKTPSIPSLSLTLLLIFTCTSAASANAHEDFLTCLSHESMNNTYFANDVHSTASSSFDSVLQFSIRNLRFASESTPKPQVIITPEHESQIPPVIYCAKQYGVEIRVRSGGHDLEGLSYVSQNQFVIIDLINMSEINVNVEEKTAWVQSGATLGTLYYRIAEKSSTLAYPAGLCPTVGVGGQFSGGGEGTLLRKYGLAADNVIDARIIDVNGKIMDRKLMGEDLFWAIRGGGGASFGVIVSWKVQLVDVPEKVTVFTVNRALEQNATQLIQRWQEVAPKLDRDLFIGIFFFGLTAAQTGANPTILASFFSLFLGEVDRLLPILEERFPELGVRKEDCSEMSWIESTVYFATAPIIPPPEPLPLEFLLNRTQPGLRLLKMKSDYAVKPISAEALEGLYTQFYEPEAAESFELMLPYGGRMAEISESAIPFPHRSAYMFKVALTVAWEESLAHDSVKYISWSRRYHSYMTPYVSKNPRATYYNNRDLDIGVNNVDGNTSYAQASAWGIKYFGDNFDRLVRVKSVVDPHNFFKNEQSIPPCSKKED from the coding sequence ATGAAGACTCCTTCCATCCCATCCCTCTCACTCACTCTCCTCCTCATCTTCACGTGCACCTCGGCAGCTTCTGCCAATGCGCACGAGGATTTCCTGACATGCCTCTCACACGAGTCCATGAACAACACCTACTTCGCCAACGACGTCCACTCCACCGCTAGCTCGTCCTTCGATTCCGTCCTCCAGTTTTCCATCCGAAACCTGAGGTTCGCGTCAGAATCCACTCCCAAGCCGCAGGTGATCATAACCCCAGAGCACGAATCCCAGATCCCACCTGTCATATACTGCGCCAAGCAATATGGTGTCGAGATCAGAGTCCGAAGCGGTGGCCATGACTTGGAGGGATTGTCCTATGTCTCTCAAAATCAGTTTGTGATCATAGATTTGATCAACATGAGTGAAATCAACGTTAACGTCGAGGAGAAAACCGCGTGGGTCCAATCCGGCGCGACGCTCGGTACTTTATACTACAGGATCGCGGAAAAGAGCTCCACGCTAGCGTACCCTGCCGGCCTCTGCCCAACCGTGGGCGTAGGCGGGCAGTTCAGCGGAGGCGGCGAAGGCACATTGCTGCGCAAATACGGCCTTGCCGCCGATAACGTTATTGACGCGAGAATAATCGACGTCAACGGCAAAATCATGGACAGGAAATTAATGGGCGAAGATCTGTTCTGGGCGATCagaggcggcggaggcgcCAGCTTCGGCGTGATCGTTTCCTGGAAAGTCCAGTTAGTGGACGTTCCAGAAAAAGTCACTGTGTTCACAGTAAACAGGGCACTGGAACAGAACGCAACTCAGTTGATACAACGCTGGCAGGAAGTGGCGCCAAAGCTAGACAGGGATTTATTCATtggaatattcttttttgggcTGACCGCCGCCCAAACCGGGGCAAACCCGACAATTCTCgcctctttcttctctctcttcctcgGGGAGGTCGACAGACTCCTCCCCATACTGGAAGAGAGATTCCCTGAGCTGGGCGTCAGAAAAGAAGACTGCTCAGAAATGAGCTGGATCGAATCGACCGTGTACTTCGCCACGGCCCCCATCATCCCGCCACCCGAGCCACTTCCGCTCGAGTTTCTTCTAAACCGGACCCAACCCGGTCTGAGACTCCTAAAAATGAAATCCGACTACGCGGTGAAGCCAATCTCTGCAGAGGCTCTAGAAGGCCTCTACACTCAATTCTACGAGCCCGAGGCGGCCGAGTCCTTCGAGCTCATGCTCCCATACGGCGGAAGGATGGCGGAGATCTCAGAATCCGCCATCCCTTTCCCTCATAGGAGCGCTTACATGTTCAAAGTTGCTTTAACAGTGGCCTGGGAGGAAAGTTTGGCTCATGATTCTGTAAAGTACATCAGCTGGAGCAGAAGGTACCACAGTTACATGACTCCCTATGTTTCGAAGAATCCGAGGGCGACGTACTATAATAACAGAGATCTCGACATTGGAGTGAACAACGTTGATGGGAACACGAGCTACGCGCAGGCTAGTGCTTGGGGAATTAAGTATTTTGGGGATAATTTCGATCGTCTTGTTCGGGTGAAAAGCGTGGTTGATCCGCACAATTTCTTCAAGAACGAACAGAGCATTCCGCCTTGCAGTAAGAAAGaagattga